The nucleotide window CCCCCGATCCGACGGGTCCACCAGACACCGAACCGGCCGCCCACCACGCGATCACTCTATTCACCAGAAGGGCGGGCCGGCGTCGTCCGCGCGAATGATCTCTGCCCGCCGGACGGGCTACCCCGAGCCCGCCTCGGGCGTCAGCGGCCGTGGCGTTGCGGCGGTCTGCGACGGCCGCAGATTCGCTCCGCCGGCCGACGCGACAGAACCGGCCCCGGCGCCATCGTGGTCTGGTCCCCAGATCGGGACGAAACCACGAAAGGAACGCAATCATGCCTCAACAGACCTGGCGGATCATCGGAGCCATCACGCTCCTCATCGGCCTTGCCAGCCTGATCATCACCACCCCGATGCAGTGGGCACTGACCGCCGGCGGCGGCGATCCCGCGCGGGTGGCCGCGACGCACCCGGATGCCTGGACGGTGATGGGATTGTTTGCCGTACTCGGCCCGGCGGTGTGGATCATCGGGGTCCTGACTGTCGCGAGGTCAGCCAACGGCCGGGGCTGGCTGCTCAGCACGATCGGCGGACTGATCGCCTCGCTGGCGTTGGCCTGCGGCGTCGGGCACCTTGCGGTCTACTTCACGCTGCTGGGCGATCTGACCGGTGCCGGGCTCCAGCAGTCGACGATCCGCGCGGTGCTGTCAGCCGACGGCGCCAACCCCATCTCAACGACCCTGCTGCTGGTCTTCCTGGCCGGCTTCACCATCGGCCCGGTGCTGCTGAGCGTCGGCCTGCGACGAGCAGGCCTGGTGCCGGTCTGGCTGCCGGTCGCGGCGGTGATTGCCGGTGTCGCCAACTTCGCCGGCGGTCCTGTCGCCGGCTCGATCCAGCTGGTGATGCTGATCGCGACCTATCTGCCGATGGCAAGAGTCCTGCAACGTGCGAACCCGGAGAGCACAACAACCCGCGCCGGATCAGCAGACGACAACCGCCTTCGGGTCTGAAGGCGGTGCTGACATCGACGCGGGTATTGGGGGGCCAGCGAACCGGGGACGGTTCTCCTGGCGCCGGACTTACTTGCCTGCGCGGCGGCGCTGGATGCGCGTACGCTTCAGCAGCTTGCGGTGCTTCTTCTTCGCCATCCGCTTCCGGCGCTTCTTGATAACCGAACCCACGTGTGGACCTCTCCATCTCCCCAGGTCAGCGACCCGGGACCAACACCCTGTTGGCATTTGCACGATTGTCGACCGGGAACTCACACCTGACGGCGTGCCCCTCACAGTTTGCAGGGGCCGGACAAGACAGTGATGCTACCCGTGCGGGGCACACCCGCGCGAATCCGCGTTGACTCATCGAAAATGCCCGCGTAGGTCGTGTCGTTGACTCATCTCAAGTTGCCCGCGTGGGACCTCTCGTTGGATGGAGCTCTCGATGGCGGCGCGGAAGGCGATCACTCAAGCCCAGTTGGACAAGTGGCCGAAGGCGACGAAGGCGGAGAAGTCGGCGATCTTGGATGCGGTCTGCCAGGTGACGGGCTGGCATCGTGATCATGCCCGCAAGGCGATCCGGATCGCGTTGGCCCACCGTGCCCACGGTGGCCCGCCTCCGCGTAAGCAGCGTGAGCCGGTGCTGACCTACGACCAGGCCGCGGTCGATCTGCTGCAACGCTGTTGGGCCGTGCTGGACGGGCCGAGCGGCAAACGGTTGAAACCGGCCCTGGCCGACGTGTTGAACAACCTGGCCCGGCACGGCCACCTCGACGGCATCGACCCCACGGTGATCGCCCAGGTCCGGCAGATGTCACCGGCCACCATCGACCGCCGGCTGGCACCGGCCCGGATCGGTCTGGTCGCAGGCAAGGGCATCTCCCACACCCGGCCCGGATCGTTGCTGAAATCGTCGATCCCGATGAAAACCTGGCACGAGTGGAACGAGTCGATCCCCGGCATCATCCAGATCGACCTGGTCGGCCACGACGGCGGCGACGCCAACGGCCACTTCCACTACAGCCTCGATGCCACCGATGTGGCCACCGGCTGGACCGAAACGATCACCGTCAGGTCCAAGGGCGAGCGGATCGTGGCCGCCGGGCTGGAACAGCTCTGGCTGCGTTTTCCCTTCCACGTCAGTGGAATCCACTCCGACAACGGTTCGGAGTTCATCAACCACCACCTGCTGAAATGGTGCACCACCCGCAAGATCAACTTCTCCCGCGGCCGCGCCTCACACTCCAACGATCAAGCCCACGTCGAGCAGAAGAACTGGTCGGTGGTCCGCCGCAACGTGGGCTACTACCGCTACGACAGCCCGCGCGAGCTCGACCTGCTGAACCAGGTCTGGCCGCTGGTCTCACTCCAGGTCAACCTGTTCCTGCCCCAGCAACGCCTGATCTCCAAAACCCGCCACGGCGCCACCGTCACCAAACGCCACGACACCGCCGCCACCCCGATGGATCGACTCCTCACCCGGTTCGGCGACATGGTCGACCCCCACGACCTTGACCGGTTGCAGACCCTGCACCACGACACCGACATCGAGCAGCTGAAATATCAGATCACCGACCTCCAGGCCAACCTGCTCGAACTGGCCCGACGCCGAGGCCAGGTCCAACGCCGAGCCAAGACCAACCACGTCTACCTCAGCAAACGCAAAATGCCCCGAACCAAGCGGGCACCTTCCGATGAGTCAACGACTCAAAACACGCGGGCATCTTGACATGAGGCAACATGGAATCGTAGCCGCACGGCCGCCGGATGGGCGCTCGGCGGGCGACCGGCTCGTTGACGAGCGCGTCGGGTTCGGCTGGAATCGGTGCGTGCATCCTGCTGAGGTGACGGCGCTGGCCGGCCGGCTGGGCATCAGCCCCACCGGTGTGCCGACGCCGGTCACACCGGGTCTGAGCGGCAACGAGCTGTGGCGGTTGAGCACTGCGGACGGCGATCGGGTCCTGCGGGTGTTTCCGCCCGGAACACCGATCGAGCTCGCCGATCGCGAGGTCGCCGCGCACCGATCAGCCGCCGAGCACGGCCTTCGGACACCACGGGTGATCGGCACCGCCGAGGTCGCCAGTCGCCCGGCACTGGCGATGGACTGGGTCGAGGGCGTCTCGGTGGCGGACGCCCTGTGGTCCGGCGAAGACTCCGAACGACTGGGTGCCCGGTGCGGCGCCGAGCTGGCCCGCCTGCATCAGGTCGTCGACGTGCCGCCGATCATCGCCGGCCGGGACTGGATCGACTGGGCCGGTCCGCACGCCGACGAGCTGCGGCCCCGGCTCCGGCTCATCGGCAGCGATTATCGGCTGCTGCATCTGGATTTCCATCCGGAGAACCTGATCATCGGCGCAGACGCGCCGGATCAGCTCTGGGTCTTCGACTGGGCCAACGTACGCGTCGGGCCACCGGTCGCCGACCTGGCCCGGACGTTGTCGATCATGGACCTGGTCGCCGAAGCCGTGCCCGGCCTGACTGATCACCAACGGCGCAACGCCAACCGCTTCCGCGGCGGTCTGCTCAGCGGCTACGCGGCAGCCGGCGGCGATGTCGACGTGCCCCCGTTGATCATGGCCTGGGCGTACGCCGTACAGCTTGTTGATCTTGCCGCCAGCTGGGTGCCGCACTGGTACTTCGACCGGCTGCGGGCCCGGTATCGGGGATTGGTCCCCTCCGACGGTCAGCCCGGCTGAAGTCCCAACTTCGTGATCGACTCCTCCCGCATCTGCCCCTTCCTGATCTTGCCGGTGACGGTCATCGGGAAGTCGTCGGTCAAGATCACGTAGCGCGGGATCTTGTAGTGCGCCAGCCGGTCGCGGCAGTAGACCCGCAACGCCTTGGCCGTCAGGGGTTCGGCACCGGCACGGAGTCTGATCCAGGCGCAGATTTCCTCGCCGTACTTGGCATCCGGGACGCCGACCACCTGGACATCGGCGATGTCGGGATGGCCGTAGAGGAACTCCTCGATCTCGCGCGGGTAGACGTTCTCGCCGCCGCGGATGACCATGTCCTTGATCCGGCCGACGATGGTGAGGTAGCCGTCGGCGCGCATCACACCAAGATCACCGGTGTGCATCCAACCGTCGGCGTCGATCGCTGCCGCGGTCTTCTCCGGCTCCTGCCAGTACCCGAGCATCACCGAGTAGCCCCTGGTGCAGAACTCACCCGGTTCGCCGCGCGGCGCGGTGTTGCCGGACGGGTCGATGATCTTGACCTCGACATGCGGGTGCACCCGGCCGACGGTGGCCGTACGCGCTTCCACGTCGTCGTCGCGCAGCGTCTGGGTGGACACCGGTGAGGTCTCGGTCATCCCGTACGCGATGGACACCTCCCGCATGCCCATGTCGGTCATGCACCGCTTCATCACTTCGACCGGGCAGTTCGAGCCGGCCATGATGCCCGTCCGCAGGCTGCTCAGGTCGTAGCCGGCGAAGTCGGGCAGGTCGAGCTCGGCGATGAACATCGTCGGCACCCCGTACAACGCGGTCGCATGCTCGGCCTGCACCGCGGCCAGCGACGCCGCCGGGTCGAATCCCTCGCTGGGGATGATCATGGTTGCGCCGTGGGTGGTGCAGCCGAGGTTGCCCATCACCATCCCGAAGCAGTGGTAGAAGGGCACCGCGATCACCAGCCGATCGGCCTCGGTGAAGCCGATCGTCTCGGTGACGAAGTAGCCGTTGTTGGCGATGTTGCGGTGGCTGAGGGTTGCGCCCTTGGGATAGCCGGTGGTGCCGGACGTGTACTGGATGTTGATCGGATCGTCGGGCTGCAACGTCGCCGAGATCCGAGCCACCGCGTCGGCCGGGACCTCCGCCGCGGCCATGATCAACTCCTGCCAGGACGGTTCGCCGAGATAGATGATCTTGGTCAGCGCCGGGCAGTCGGGAGCCACCTCGTCCAGCATCGCTCGGTAGTCGCTGGACTTGAAGCTGGGCGCGCTGACCACCACCGAGCAGCCGGACTGGTTCAACGCATAGCGCAGCTCGTGGCTGCGGTAGGCCGGGTTGAGGTTGACCAGGATCACGCCGAGCTTCGCGGTGGCATACTGCACCAGCGTCCACTCGGCCCGATTCGGCGACCAGATGCCGAGCCGATCCCCGGTGCCGACGCCGAGCCCCAGCAGGCCGCGCGCGATCACGTCGACCTCGGCGTTGAATTCGGCGTAGCTCCAGCGCCGCCCGGTCGCACACTCGACCAGTGCGTCGTTGTCCGGATAGCACCCGGCGATCCGTTCGAGATTGGCGCCGATCGTCTCGTCCAGCAACGACGGTTGATCCGGCCCGGCGGCGTACGACAGGGTCTCGGCGTTGGTCCCGGCCTCATCGACAGGAGTCATGCTGCAACGCTAGTCCGGATTCGATCCTGCTGGACCGGATCCCTACGCTTGCTGCCCATGACCGAGTCCGCTCTCTCTGGGCGGCCGGCGCAGCAATCCGAGGAAGCTCGTACCCTCCAATCGCGGACCAAGCGTCCCGCTGCGCCGGCCTTCGCCACCGTTTCCAGTCCCTACTTCCCGATCCTGGTCGGCCTCTTCGTCGGCGTGATGATGATCAGCAACATCACCGGCACCAAGGGCGTCGTCCTGTTTCCGTTCATCAACTTCCACCTCGGCCCTTTCTCCATGCACGGCCTGGTCACCGACGGCGCCTTCTACCTCTTCCCCGCCGCGTACGTGCTGGGTGACGTGATCAGCGAGGTGTACGGCTTCAAGGCGATGCGCAAGGTGATCATCACCGGTTTCGCCGTGCTGCTGCTGGCCTCGTTGTGCTTCTGGCTCACCATCGAACTTCCGGCCGCCGACTTCTACACCGGGCAAGAGGCGTTCAAGACCGTTGCCGGTGTGGTCCCCCGCTTCCTCGCCGCCGGGCTGGCCGGCTATCTCGTCGGCGAATTCCTGAACTCTCTGGTGCTGGTGAAGATGAAGGCCCGCAGCGGCGAACGCCGGCTCTGGGCGCGCCTGCTCGGCAGCACCGTGGTCGGCGAGTTCGCAGACACGCTGGTCTTCTGCTCCATCGCCGCCGGCGCGCTGGGCATCGCGACCTGGCAGGACTTCGTCAACTACACCGCGATCGGCTTTCTCTGGAAGACCCTGGTCGAGATCCTGGTGATGCCGATCACCTATCGGGTCACCGCGTGGCTGAAGAAGAAGGAACCCAGTTACGGCGAGGCGCTCCGCGCCCAATCCGTGCTCTGATCCGAGCGCCCGGGCGAATCTGCCGGCGAGCTGCACCAGGAATCGGCAGAATCCCGACCATCTCGCCGGCAGATTTTCTGTGGCCCTAGATCTGCGCGTCGATGGCTCGCAGATTGGTGATCGTACGATTCCGCCGCTGAGCCGTCCAGGCGGTGGTGTGACCCTCGGGCGGCGGGGCGCCGATGATCGTCATCAGCAGGTGCACCGGCGGCCAGTCGGGAAGATCAACTCCGCGGGCGTTGCGGTAGCTGTCCCAGAATGCCTTGCGGAGCAAGGAAAACTCCAACTCGTGCTCCCAGATGCCGAAGCCCCACTCGCCGAAATCGAAGTCGCTCAGCGGGTGCTGTACGCCGGCGCTCTCCCAGTCGATCAGACCGCAGACGTCGCCGTCGCTGTTGATCATGATCTGACCCTCGTTGATGTCGCGATGGGTGAGCGTCGGCTGGAGCACAAGACACGGCTCGATCACCTGCAGCCACCGATCGACCCGGGTCGCCGGCAGCTCGGCTGCGACGGCGAGATCGAAGCTGAGCTTCTCCAACCGGGATTCGACCAGGTAGTCCTCGAAATGCCGCAGCTCGGCCTCCATCGGGTCCGGGCTGCCCGGCGTCGGATTGCCAATGGCAGCAGGGATTTCGGAGATGTTGATCTTGTGATAGGAGGCGACCAGCTCGCCCAACTGGGTCAGCGTCCGCTGCCAGCGACCAAGATCGACATTGTCCTGCAGGGCTGCCCAGGACCGCGCCCGATAGCGGGTGATCATGGTCACCGGATAGGGCCACAGCTCGTCGTCGACGATCCGGGCCAGCAGTCGCGGCACCGGAATCCCGTACGAGGTCAGCAGGGGCAACGCGACCGCTTCGCGTTCGAGACCCGGCACCCACCGATGGCTGCGCGGCAGCAACAGCACCCGGTCCTCGGCCAGGATCGCGAAGCGATGCCATCCCTCGCCGGTCAGTCGGACACCGGACAGGTCTGCGGTTTCGAGCACTTCGCGCAGCCGATTGCGCTGCGGCGGGGTGAGGACGACTTCGAGCGCACTGGAGTCGAGTGCGTTGGGATTGGTCACGTACGAGGATTCAAACAGTCTGGGAAGGCGTCTGGCTAACCGGTCTCGAAGTAGGAGCCGCGAAGGTAGTCGTGCACCGCCTTCTCGGGGACACGGAAGCTGCGGCCGAACCTGGCCGCCTCCAACTCACCGGAATGGATCATCCGGTAGACCGACATCTTCGAGACTCGCATCACCGAGGCGACCTCGGCAACGGTCAGGAACTTGACGCCCGCCAGCGACCCGCCGATCGGGGTCACGTCGGGTGAATCCGACTCGTTCGTCATCTGAGCACACCGTTTCCGACCCGCGTCGTGGCTGGCTTCCCCTCCAGCGTCGTGCGCGCGTCTAGTGTGAGAGTAGTGGCAAGCGAGGCTTTTGGGAAAGCCGCAGGGTGTACATTTCGCCGACACGCCGCAGCAGAGGCTTGACCCGGGCTCCGACGACTGGTGAGGACAGGCTCGCCTGGCTGGACGAAGCGTCGCAGCGAGAGCAATGTTGGACCCGCAGATCGCCGTCGATCCCGGAGGCTCGTCATGACCACCATCAGCTTGCCGCTCATCAACACCTGCACGGTCGAGGGTTGCTCCTACAACCACGATCACGACTGTCACGCCGGGGCGATCACGGTGATCGAGGAGACCTCGGCCTGCGGAACCTACTTCGCTCAGGGTGACAAGGGCGGTGTCCGGGAGACCGGCCACGTCGGCGCTTGTCACCGGGCCGACTGCGTACACAACTCCGAACTCGAGTGCACAGCGGACGGAATCATGATCGGCGCCGGCGGCGACGTCGCCGACTGCCTCACCTTCCAGCCCCGCTGAGCTTCAGAGTCCCGGGTCGAGGCCGAGTTCGGGGAACACCGCGCGCCGGGTCGCCAGGATGGCCTGATCGAGTCGACTGGCCGGGTCGATGCCGTCGGTGAACGGGGTGTAGTCGACCGGGCAGCCGTCGGTCATCACCGTCGGCGCGGTCGGCCCGATGGTGTCTCGCCAGCGCTGCGGAATCTCCGCCTCCGACGCGATCGGAGTACCCGAAACCACGCCGAGCAGGTGCGCCCAGGCCCGCGGCACCACGTCGACCAGCGCGTAGCCGCCGCCACCGGCGGCAACCCAGCGACCTTCGGTCAGTTCGTCGGCCAACTCGGCCAGCGCCAGGTACGACGCACGCTGCCCGTCCACGCTCAGCCGCAGGTCGGCCAGCGGATCGTGCTTGTGCGAATCACAGCCGTGCTGGGTGACCAGAACAGTCGGCTCGAACGCCGCCACCGCCTCCGGCACGATCGCGTGAAAGGCCCGCAGCCATTCCCGGTCGTTGGTGCCCGACGGTAGCGCCACGTTGACAGCGCTACCCGGCGCCTGCGGCCCGCCGGTCTCGTGCGGAAACCCGGTACCGGGGAAGAGTTTGACCGGCGTCTCGTGCAGGCTGACCGTCAGCACCCGCGGCTCGTTGTAGAAGATGGTCTGCACGCCGTCGCCGTGATGTACGTCGACGTCGACGTAGGCCACCCGTTCGCAGCCGGCATCGAGCAGCCAGCGGATGGCTGCCGCCAGGTCGTTGTAGATACAGAATCCGCTCGCAGCACCGGGCATCGCGTGATGCAGCCCGCCGGCGATGTTGACCGCCCGTCGCACCTCACCGCGCCAGACACTACGGGCGGCGTCGACGCTCGCGGTGACCACCTGGGCCGACACCTCGTGCATGCCTTCGAACACGGGATTGTCGTCGGTGCCCAACCCGTAGATCGGGTTCGGTTCGGCCGCACGGACGGCGTCGATGTAGTCGGCGGTGTGCACACTGGCGACCAGGTCGTCGTCGGCCGGTGACGGTTCGACGACCTGCAGCCGATCCAGCACGCCGAATTCCCGCGCCAGCGAGATCGCGCTGTCGACCCGTCCGGGCGCCATCGGATGCAACGGCCCGAAGTCGTACCGGGTCAGCGGATCCGAAAGGATCAGCCGAGCCCCCGCAGCAGTGTCGGCAACCATCAACGATCGCCGGCGCTGCGGGACGTGCTGCGGGCCCCGTCGGCCAGGTCGCGGCTGCGATCCCTGGCGGCCTCGGTAGCAGCGAGGAACGCTGCCCGCAGCTTGTGATCCTCCAGCACCCGGATGGCGGCGGCGGTGGTGCCGCCCGGCGAGGTCACCCGCTCCCGCAGCACCGACGGGTGATCACCGGTCTCCTTGAGCAGCTTGGCCGACCCGTACACGGTCTGCACGGCCAACTGGGTCGCGGTCTGCCGTGGCAGTCCGAGATGCACGCCGCCTTCGATCATCGACTCGACCAGCAGGAAGAGGTACGCCGGTCCGCTGCCGGAGATCGCGGTGACCGCGTCCTGATACTTCTCCGCGACGATCGCCACCTCGCCGGTGGCCGACAGCAACTTGGCCACCTGCTCGACCTGATCGTCGCTGGTGTGGGCACCGGCCGAGAGCGTGGCCATCCCCTCGTCCACCTGCGCCGCGGTGTTGGGCATCACCCGGACGACCGCGGCGCCGGCCGGCAGCCGTGCCTCGATCACTTCGGTGGCGACGCCGGCAGCCAGCGATACCACCAACGTCTCCGGCGACAGCACCGGAGCGATCTCGTCCAGAACGGTGCCGAGGTCCTGCGGTTTCACCGCGATCAGCACAGTCTCCGCCCCGGCCACCGCCTGGGCGTTGGCCGCGGCCGTCCGTACGCCGTGCCGTTCGGCCAGTTGCTCGCGTCGTTCGGGTCGCCGGGCGGTGACCACGATGTCGGTGGCCTCCCAGCCTGCCCGGAGCAGTCCGGAGAAGACCGTCTCCCCCATCACCCCGGCGCCGATCACGGCGAGTTTGGTCACGGCGCGACCAGTTCCTCGGGCTGTCCGTACGAGCCGGCCACCGGACGTGACGACACCAGCTCGGCAATCTGCACCGCGTTCAGCGCGGCACCCTTGCGCAGGTTGTCGTTGGCGATGAACAGCACCAGTCCGCGGCCGGCCGGCGCCGACTGGTCGGCCCGGATCCGGCCGACGAAGGACGGGTCCTGCCCGGCCGCCTGCAACGGAGTCGGGATGTCACTGAGCGCGACCCCCGGCGCGACGGACAGCAGCTCGGTCGCCCGCTCGGGGCTGATCGGCTCGGCGAATTCGGCATGAATGGCCAGCGAGTGACCGGTGTAGACGGGCACTCGGACGCAGGTGCCGGCGACGAGCAGCTCGGGCAGATGCAGGATCTTGCGGGACTCGTTGCGGAGCTTCTGCTCCTCGTCGGTCTCGGCGCTGCCGTCGTCGACGATCGAGCCGGCCAGCGGCAGCACGTTGTACGCGATCGGCCGGGCGTAGGCCGACGGCTCGGGAAAGTGGACGGCCGACCCGTCGAAGGCGAGCCGGGCGGACTCGGCGGTGACCGCCTGCGCCTGTCCCGCCAACTCGGCCACCCCGGCGCCGCCGGAGCCGGACACGGCTTGGTAGGTGGCGACGACCAGCCGGGTCAGTCGGGCGGCCTTGTTCAGCGGGGCGAGCACCGGCATCGCGGCCATGGTGGTGCAGTTCGGATTCGCGATGATGCCCTTCGGCGGGGCGATCGCATCCTCCGGGTTGACCTCGGAGACGACCAGCGGGACGTCCGGATCCATCCGCCAGGCCGACGAGTTGTCGATCACCACCGCGCCGGCGGCGGCAACCCGCGGCGCCAGCTGCTTGGAGGCGTGCTTGCCGTTGGAGAACAGCGCGATGTCCAGCCCGGAGAAGTCCGCGGTCTCGGAGTCCTCGACCGTGATCTGGGTGCCCTTCCACGGCAGTTTGGTGCCGGCGGACCGGGCGGAGGCAAAGAAACGGATCTCGGACACGTCGAAAGTGCGCTCGTCCAGCAGGCGACGCATCACGCCGCCGACCTGACCGGTCGCACCGAATACTCCAACTCGCATGTGCCGAGCATAAGAGCAGACCCGCCGACGGCCGCATTTTGCGCCAACGGATGGACGGCGCCCCGGGTAGCGGGAAGATAGCCGGGTGAGCGACGCCACCGCACCGGTCCCGGATCAGATCACCGGCAACCGATCGGGGATGCCGCCGCGCTGGGCCGGCATCGAGGTGGTGCTGGTGCTGGCAGTGTCGCTGGGACAGTCGGCGATCTATTCGATCTTGAGCATCATCGATCGGGTGACCCGGCAGCAGGCGTTGAATCAGCAGGCATCACAGCTCAACACCTCGGTCACGCCGGACCGGCCGTGGCTGGACCTGAGCTACCAACTGGTCAACATCATCTTCCCGCTGGTGCCGGTGCTACTGGCGCTGTATCTGCTGGCCCTGCACAACCCGTACGGTGAACGGCGGTCCTGGCGGGTGATCGGCTTCGACCTGCGTCGACCCGGATTTGATCTTGGTCTGGGTGCGTTGACCGCGCTCTGCATCGGCGTCCCCGGGCTCGGCCTCTATCTCGGTGCTCGGGCGCTGGGGCTGAACACTCAGGTGCAGGCGGCCAACCTCGCCGACAACTGGTGGACCATCCCGGTGTTGATCATCGCCGCTGCGCAGAACGCGATCCTGGAGGAAACGATCATGATCGGCTTCCTCTACACCCGCTTCCGGCAACTGAACTGGGCCTGGCCGGTGATCATCATCGTCAGCGCGGTGATCCGCGGCAGCTACCACCTCTACCAAGGATTCGGCGGCTTCGCCGGCAACTTGATCATGGGCGTGATCTTCGGATTGATCTACCTGAAGTGGAAGCGGGTGATGCCACTGGTGGTCACCCACACTCTGCTCGACATCGCGGCCTTCGTCGGCTACTGGCTACTGGCCCCGCACCTCAGCTGGCTCAAGTGAGGAATCAGACCGCGCTGGCGACACCGGTGGAGTCGACCGCATAGTCCGACCGCACCGGTGCGCACAGATGGCTGCGAGCAAAGGCCAACGACTCGGCCAGATCCGCTTCGCGCTGGGCCCGGGTGCCGCTGCGGCGGGAGTTCACCTCCAGCACCACGTGACCGGCGAAGTCGTTCTCCGCCAGCTGTCGCAGCACTTCCCCGGCGTGCTGATCACCGCGCCCGGGGACGAGATGCTCGTCCTTCATCGAGCCGCTGCCGTCGGTCAGGTGTACGTGGCCGAGTCGGTCGCCCCAGAGCGCCGCCAACTCCAGCGACTGCTGACCGGCAGTGGACGCGTGGGACAAATCGAGGGTCAGGTCGGGATAGTCGACCTCGGTCGGATCCCACTGCGGCAGGTAGGCCTTCAACTCCGTGCCGGCCATCCGCCACGGATACATGTTCTCCAGACAGAACCTGACCCCGGTCCGTTCGGTCAGGTCCCGCAGCTTCGGTACGAAGTCGCGCGCGTAGTCCCGCTGCCAGCGAAACGGCGGGTGCACCACCACGACGTCGGCGTCGAGCTGCTTCGCCGCCGCCGCGGAACGCTCCAGCTTGACCCAGTTGTCGGTGCCCCAGGTGCGCTGACTGATCAACAGACAGGGCGCGTGCACCGACAGCACCGGGATCTGGTGATAGTCGCGAAGCTTCTCCACCGCGTCGATGTCGGTGGACACCGGGTCGATACCCACCATCAACTCGATGCCGTCGTAACCGAGTCGACCGGCCAGTTCGAAGGCGCTCGAGGTCGTCTCCGGATAGACCGATGAGGTGGACAGGCCGACCAGCGCGGGGGCGAACTTCAGCGGCGGTTCCGCCAGCCCGGCGACCATGGGTCCGTCGTCGGCGGAGGACCCACCGCGGGGTGCGGAACGGTCGTCGAAGTTGGCTGACACGGCCCCCAGACTAGTGCGGTCCGGCTATGGACGTGCCCTGCAACTGCTTAACGATTGCGCCGCGTAGGCTGCGGCCGTGCCGGAAGTCATGATGGGTTTCCCCCGGGCGTACGCAGAATTCACCAACCCGGACGACGAGACCGAGGTGTATCGGATCGACCTGACCTGGTTGACCTCTCGGTGGGAGTGCATCTTCGGCAACGGCTGCCCCGGGATCTACGCCGACCGTCCGCACGACGGCTGCTGCACGCTCGGCGCCCACTTCGCCGACGAGGACGACGAGAAGCGCGTCCGCAAGGCGGTCAAACAGCTGACGCCCGAGCTGTGGCAGTACTACAAGGAGGGCAAGAAGCGCGGCTGGGTCGAACTGGAGGACGAGGAGACCCTCACCCGGGGCGAGGAACCCGACCGGAAAACGCGCCGGGTTGACGATGCCTGCATCTTCCTCAACCGTCCCGGCTTTCCCGCCGGCGAAGGTTGTGCCCTGCATCATCTGGCGGTGAAACAGGGCCGGCATTTCCACGAGACCAAGCCGGACGTCTGCTGGCAACTGCCGATCCGCCGGCAGTTCCGCGAGGTCGAGCGGACCGACGGCACCTCGTACACGGAGGTCAGCATCGGCGAATACTCCCGTGACGGCTGGGGACCGGGCGGTCACGATCTGGATTGGTACTGCACCGCCAACACCGACGCGCATCACGGCAAGGAACCCGTGTACGTGAACAACAAGCCCGAATTGGTGGCCCTGATGGGTGCCCGCGGCTACGAACTCCTCAAGCAGTACTGCGAGGAGTTCGAGAGCCGCCGCGGCACCCTGCTCCGGCACCCCGCCGATCCGCCCCGCTGACCACCTCCTCCGCCCCAGGTCGGTCTGGTCGAGTGACACTTCCCGCGCATCCACGGTTCTCCCGCGTAGGTTCGAACTTCCGCGGCAGCGCCGGAGGTGCGCGGGAAGCATCTTTGGCGTCAGGAAGGTACGCGGGAGCACCGGAGGTGCGCGGGAACAGGGGCGCCCGGCGCCGCCCGTGCTGGCCGTTCGTTTTCCAACCACAGT belongs to Microlunatus elymi and includes:
- a CDS encoding sugar phosphate isomerase/epimerase family protein, whose protein sequence is MSANFDDRSAPRGGSSADDGPMVAGLAEPPLKFAPALVGLSTSSVYPETTSSAFELAGRLGYDGIELMVGIDPVSTDIDAVEKLRDYHQIPVLSVHAPCLLISQRTWGTDNWVKLERSAAAAKQLDADVVVVHPPFRWQRDYARDFVPKLRDLTERTGVRFCLENMYPWRMAGTELKAYLPQWDPTEVDYPDLTLDLSHASTAGQQSLELAALWGDRLGHVHLTDGSGSMKDEHLVPGRGDQHAGEVLRQLAENDFAGHVVLEVNSRRSGTRAQREADLAESLAFARSHLCAPVRSDYAVDSTGVASAV